A window of Onychostoma macrolepis isolate SWU-2019 chromosome 24, ASM1243209v1, whole genome shotgun sequence genomic DNA:
tgtataacaATGGGATAATAATGGATTGCATCTCCATTAAATGTTGGAGAGCGTTCCGAAAAATAAAGCCCGGTAGGATCTTATTGGAGCAAGTTGGTGAAAGTGTGGGACCGCCCGATCCTCTccataataatttattcaaacaaatattgaaaaaaCGAAACAGGAAATACGCATTAAAATGATCGAATTAACAGATTTTGCTTGCAAATAGTAGGTTCTATACATGCATCATCAGTTTTATATGATCCCATGTGTCCCTTTACAAATAACGCAATGaccacaaaatataatttacttatAATTTAGCGAAAAATAATTGGTAGCAAATGAGAATATAGCTACAGAAGATGCCAGGTCTTGTTCGTGTAATATTGTACGTTTTTAAATGGCTTTCTTGTTAGGGCTCTGCaatgaaaattgcatgttgTGCATTAGGATGAAATCAGTAGCTATGAATCGTGGTTGTTAGTGAAAAAGCTGGTGCGGTTACCGAACTGAACTACATTAATTTGCCATAAACCCCCTCCTGACTTCATTGAACAGATTATGCGGAGCCAGGTTGACACCGGTACCGCTGACAGGGTCTAGTAAAGTGGTCGTGACCACTAGTACAGTAGGATAGGTGAGTCTATATTAGATGCTCAGTTGTTTCTAAATATAGATCATCGTGCCTACAACGAAAAACGATTTTAAAAATTCACCGTTTATTCGCAGCGTTGTCTTTTGTGACTGTTTATTCCAGTAAAGAAAATTAAGACAGGGAGGACTGAACTGTATTTTCAATATGAAAGCATACATCCCATTAATACATGGCTTTCCAAGGCAAGCTGTATGAGCATCTTTGTATTTCGCATCCTCGTATCCGCCATGTTGAGGTctgaatatttcaataattttaataaaaattcacGAAACATGTTATAGAGAGTAGCTATAATATGCCTACAAGGCATCGCATTTccgcatttatttttacttagtATGATCTGTTGGAGGAATATGCTTGTAATGTTTATCATAGGCGATTCGTGTAGACGAAAAGGGCGATCTGTCCGTGATATCACAATTATAGCGAGATAATTCGTTATGTAAGCCGTCAACGGTGCGGCATTACTCAGTAATACTATGTGTCAAgaatatttacagtaatttaatcattttaagtagGCTATGCTTTATCGCTTCAGTATTTTGTGTCATTGCTGGATGTgttcatttagttatttattctGTGGGCGATAAAGAATGCACGAAACGACTATACAGCAAAAACGACTTTTTACGATTTACGATAAAATAGATAGGCATGATTGtatctgtattttctttttcgTTTTTTATTTAGCGTATAATGCGTGTAGAATAGAATAGTTGAATGTACAGCATATAACGGATATAAAATATTGTAGGATCCTATAACATGTATGGGGACAAATATACAACGTATAATTTAGCCATGTAATAACATAGGGAGATACAGGCATAGGGACACTGGCTAGAGTAGGCTATATAACGCACACACAGTGTATCGATGCAAGGTATGAATATTGCATATGATATGCAAAGCGTCTGATATAATGTAAGGATACAGTTCTGAAATATATAGGGTGTGTGTGGTGTGTAACAGGGTGTTTGCATCTTGCCCATATTCCTACAGCGGTTAATGGGCCTGATTTGAACAGTGAAACAACTTAATCAATTCAAGAGATCTCGCTGTTTAACGAACCTGAGAAGAAGCCACTGGCGTTGAAGGTTCGTTAAGCAAAGGGATCTGGTCAATTGATCATGTTGTGACCTCCCAGTACTTCACCGAGTCCCAAATGAAGAGGGAAGGAAAACAATGTGTGTCCAAATATTCTCACGTTCCCTAATAGATCTGTCATCAAAAAAGATACTCTTTTCTAGATGTGTAAAAAAGGGGAGGGGGAATacaaatcactcagaatgaaaATCTCACCTCACACAAGCCCACATACCCCCACCCTCATGTAAACCATTACATCATCGTTTGTCCACGCGCCACCCTCATGCTCAACACACACATTATTCtaagcaacacacacacacacacacattagtgTGTCTTAAAATCGCttcgactttatttatttataaccaaaatgattaaataagaTGAGCGaagaacagaaaatataaacGCTAATAGTATATATTCAAAGAACACATACGTAGGCTGTATTGCAACGAGTCCTTCTAGAAAACTTGAACTCTATTCCGGAAGATTCCAAtaataaagttgttttaaaaccttaaaaagttgatttatgCTCATTTCTCGTTTTCCAGCCTATCTGCTGCAGGCGGTTCGAGCGACTGGGACATGTGAAACAGTGTTCAAAGGTTTCTCCACCTGCCTGCTTCATCTGGGAGAGAGCATGGCCAACTATCCACAGGAACTGGACGAGAAGGAAAACCTTCAGACCATCTGCACGTAAGGgaaacatgcatacacacaacAGATGAAATATACGTGTGTGAGAGTAGGGAGGGAGAGAAACGGCGAGAGGAGCCAGATGGCAGAAGGGGCCCCTTGTTTAATTCGACAGCTCCATGAGCAGAAATAGAGCCGTGCAGGCAGTATACGCACTATTCACATTTCCCCAGTTAATTACAATTAGATGAACCATCTCTACACGCCAAGGCCAAAGGTCAACATCTATAATCGGATCGGGAGGTAATGCACGATTATTGTAAGCGATCCGCCCTGTAAAATAACCGGATCTTTTACAGCCGTGACTGAGCGAATCAAAACGGAACAGTGTCTTATTACAGGGACTGAAATTATACTTCCCTTTCCTTCAAATTTTTTTTCGATATTAAATCTGcctgtcgtttttttttttaattatttatatagcctaCACTCTGCTCCGTTTTTAGAGCattcagttgtatttttttattttttacaaaaattagaTGCATATAAAAGGGGATTTGCACTAAGTGTCCGGCCAGGGCAAAGCAGCTgatactgcatttattttccatATACTTTATTCCATATAGGCTACTATACAATTCAtccatatgtttttttttttgcttaagtAAATGCATGTTCTTTTTTCGCAATTGTAGTGTATTCTAATTTATTTGGACCGCGGCTACTTGTGACCATGCGCGCGTTCATTTGTAGATGCAGAGTTTAGAATGTGGGTGTGTGTtcctgaaataaattaataaatgatagGCTTGAGAGTGGGATAGAGGAAGGGGGTGGTGCGCAGGATGGGAGTTGTAAGAGAGCGGGAGAGAAGGGGAGGGCACTAGAAGTCACGTGATGCGGAGACTTTTCCCTTTGGAGCTGCATTACAACTCGGGTTGCCCTGTCTTCTCCCTCACGTGGCTGCACGAGGACTCATGCATGCTATAAAATGGATAGAGTTTCGaataatgtcataattatgcGGATTGTATTgcctatgtatatatatttttttgcattaatgctagctatattttgttattaaccTTCAAATGAACTGAATAATTCAAACTGAGATGAATATGATAGGCTATAATGTACAAAACTGATGTGGATTTTCTAAACAAAATACGatacttaatattatttacttaatgttattttattagtgtttaaaatgcaaataaaaacgGAGGTTTAATGCAGTCAAATAGGTTGACATAAACGCATAAACCGAAACTGTggcgtttttttttaattgaaagcaAAACAAATCTCAAAACTGCTTTCCACATAtagaatattttcaaaaaataaaataaaatctgttttcaGAAATGTGAGTTTCAATTTCCACAGAATTAGGACAATAGCCTACTTTACAAAATAAAGActataaaactaaacaaaatgaaaatgtataataataagaaaacaaTAATGCAATATGTTCGACTTGAATATGTTAATGCAAAGTGAAGCGTGACTCAAATCAGAGATGAGTAATGAGTTCTTGCTTTGTGTTTGAAATATTTGATTTGCAGTTACTGGGATGATTTCCATTCATGTGCGACCACTGCTCTGGCAGACTGTCAGGAGGGAGCCACAGATCTATGGGAGAAGCTGAAAAAAGAGTCCAGAAACCTGGACTTTCGCGGCAGCTTGTTTGAACTGTGTGCGGGCGGGAACGGCGCGAGCCGATCATCGGTTCCGTTCGGCGTAACGCTGATCCTAACTGCACTGTCTGCGCTCGTGACGTGGATGCAGTTTTAACCCACGGGAAGAGAAGacgaagaaaaaaatcaaagaagagaaaaaaaaaagaaagaaaagagagagaggaaaagacCAGACAAACCATCAACACAAGAATAAAAAAGAATTAATAAGTAATGACGATCAAAATTCATCCTCACCCAAATGGATTTATATACCTATTTCATCTGGAGAAAAAGACGTTTTTTTGCAAGAGACAATGGCAAGAAGAAGTCTTCTGGGAATGCTCAAGCACATTTGCCTGACTCTGGGTCGATTTCATGAAATATTTATCAGATATTGAGTTGAAATGACGGCCTGAATTTCTGAAAGGTCCTGGTTAGAAGCGTAGTATTTTATAACATTACCGTCTgttatgaatgaataattacTGTAGGCTTTTCACATTCTAAACGGCCATCATGCATTATAGAAAGATAGGAAATATTCTCCCAtccatttgttttttatatgctctttgtcaatattttgtttttcatttatcaaatttattttagtcAAGCCAAGTATATGGATGATGTGTGAGGGGGTTAGAAGGTTTGCTGACCCATCCAGAAAATTATAAGAAAGTCTCTAATAATAACGATGCTAATATAAATAATGCTCATTAtgataataacaattataataaataaacctcAGGAATGATTAAAGGCATCTATTTAGTGGCATACAAGAGAGCAgagaaagaatatatatatatatatatatacatatatataaaatactttattaagGAACAAAGAAGTGTCAAATGTAGCCATGAAGAGGCTGTGAGATAGTTGACTGttgccattttttttctcccaaaatGCTATTCTGTTCCATTCAAAGAAGAATTGTCTCTTTTTATGTAGGACACATAACAGtataaaggtaacactttacattaCAGTGTCCATGTTGCATAtaacaaatgtgtaattagGCTACAAGCAAGCAGCTCCAGAAAACAATTAGCCTACACATCAAGTACACGTAGTTCGTTACTATTACGCAGTACTTACACACAGTAATTAATTACACTGCAACGTAAAGCGTGGCCTGTATTTCTCCCGACAGTATCGTAGCACGACAGTATCTGGACCTTGACATTAATAGTTGGATGACGTGAATTTTGCTAGCTTTATTTGATGTTGCCAAGGCATAGACCATGTTTCACTGCCTTCAGAAGATGTGTATTTTGTTTGTTCGTTCGTTTGTTCGTTTCTGGGGATGTTGCATATGAAATACCTGAATATACAAAAC
This region includes:
- the nrn1a gene encoding neuritin, with product MMGLTLSGRYISLFLAVQIAYLLQAVRATGTCETVFKGFSTCLLHLGESMANYPQELDEKENLQTICTYWDDFHSCATTALADCQEGATDLWEKLKKESRNLDFRGSLFELCAGGNGASRSSVPFGVTLILTALSALVTWMQF